Genomic DNA from Candidatus Nitronereus thalassa:
TCTCTGTGGTTACGTGAAGCAGGAGTCGAACGTTCGGCGGTCACGTTTTTTAGTTGGGCCGCATTGGGCTACTCCTTTAAGTTTGTCTGGGCGCCATTAGTTGACCAATTGCCCCTTCCCTTCCTGACACAAAAATTCGGTCGGCGACGGGGATGGATGTTGCTCGCGCAATGTTCCATTATTGCGGCTATCACAGGCATGGCCCTCATAGATCCCTCCAATGGTCCATCCAGCCTCACCTACATGGCGATTGCAGCCGTACTGCTCGGGTTTTCTTCCGCAACACAAGACATTGTGATCGATGCCTATAGAATTGAGTCCGCAGAAATTTCACTCCAAGCCATGATGTCTTCCACATATATCGCAGGCTATCGTATCGGAATGTTGGTAGCTGGAGCCGGCGCATTGTTCCTCGCCAGCGCCTTTGGTTCGACAAAGGATACCTATGATTACCAAGCCTGGCAGGGAGCATATTTTATCATGGCTTTGGCTATGCTCGTGGGAGTGTTCACCACACTGGCGATTCAAGAACCAATTTCTAATCGAACAGCCATCGTCTCACGATCAACGAGGGAGCATTTCGGATTTTTGTTTATGTTCGCGGTCGCTGCCACCGGCTTTATCCTGACCTTTTATCATACGGCTGAAGTGGCAACCTCGATGACAAAAACGCTTTCCGCACGATTCGACTCATTCCCGGTAGGTGGATTTTTGGTAGAAACATTTCGACTCGGACTAGGGATCGGCATAGCCTGGCTGGCGGCCACACTGGTCATTTGGTCTGGAATTGTGAGCCAAAACATGATGCAGGAAACCTACATCGCCCCAGCCCAAGATTTTTTAAAGCGCTATGGCCTGAGCACGGCCCTGTTACTTTTGGTATTGGTCGGGGTGTATCGCATCTCCGACATCGTGCTTGGCGTGATTGCCAATGTGTTCTACCAGGACATGGGATTCACAAAAGTGGAGATTGCGAGCGTGGTCAAAACATTTGGCTTGTTTATGACCATTGCGGGAGGGTTCTTGGGAGGAATTCTTTCGGTGAGGTATGGGGTGATCCGCATCCTCTTCCTGGGTGCGGTCCTATCTGCTGCCACCAATTTACTGTTTATGGTGTTGGCATCGATGGGACACAATCTGGAAATGCTGTACCTGGTGATTTCGGTGGATAATCTTTCAGCGGGTCTGGCGAGTGCCGCGTTTGTGGCATTCCTTTCCAGCCTCACGAATATTCAATTCACCGCGATGCAGTATGCTATTTTCAGTTCCCTGATGACGTTATTTCCGAAAATTTTAGGAGGATACTCAGGAACGATCGTGGACGGCATCGGCTATTCAAATTTTTTCATTCTCACTGCGTTACTAGGACTTCCTGTGTTGTATTTGGTATGGCAGGCTGGAGGGTTGCTCAAAAATCATCAGCCATGACGGGTTTACTGGCAATTCGTCTACACATAGATTTCTCACCCGAACACCCGCAGGTGGTTGTCAGACATAACATTCTCCTGCCCAACGACTTCCCAGTCTTGATTGGAATAAGTGATAAATAAATCGTCCGACATTTCTGAGAAAATTGGGACAAGCCAACCCTGTTCGGTGCGAACTGAATTGTTGGCTAAAGACAGAACCTTACTCGGATCGTCTCTTCGGCGAATTTTCACGTACTCTCCTCCCTTTGAGAGTAAAGAAATTCTACAACTGCGAAAATGAAACCGTATCACGGAAGGGGAATTTTTTAAATCCAAGAATTCTCCCCATGAGATTTAGGCCCCTTTATCTCAAATTCGGTTCGGCCACGATGTGACAGAGGTCACGTAATTTTGTCTATCTCGCGCGATATTCAGAGAATTTCTGACTTTACGGGGAGAAAAACACGACACCCCTGAAATTGAAACTTCATTTTAGTCATCTCACCTCAAGACCACTTGATGCTTTAGTAAAAGCCATCAGGAGAAATCCTATTTTTCTTCTTGGACAGGATTTCGAAGAACACCAATATCTTCAATTTCAATTTCGACCTCATCTCCGGCCTTCAGGAAAATTGGAGGATTCCTGGCAAAACCAACACCTTGAGGTGTGCCAGTCAAAATGACCGTCCCCGGCAAAAGGGTAGTCCCCTCGCTCAAAAAACTGATGAGGGTAGGAACATCAAAAATCATGTCAGACGTAGAAGAATCCTGCATCACCACTCCGTTGATTGTGGTACAAATCCTCAACTTATTGGGATTGGGAATATCCTCTGGAGTCACGAGACACGGCCCGAGGGGACAGAATGTGTCAAAAGACTTTCCCCGACACCATTGTTTTGCACCACCCTCCTTTTGCCAGCGACGCGCACTGACATCGTTGGCACAGGTATATCCGAGAACATAATCCAGCGCTTCATTCTTTGAGACATTTTTTGCCGGCTTTTTGATGACCACTGCCAATTCACATTCGTAATCTACCTGGCCCGGCGCAATTTTTGGAATATCAATGGGCGCACCCGGATGGTTAAGAGCATTCACGGCTTTAATAAATAATACTGGATTCTCCGGAAGCTTGGCTCCTGTTTCTTCGGCATGCTGACGGTAATTCAAACCAATGCATAAAATATTTTTTGGTTCGACCGGAGCAAGCAATTGGCTCACGACCATACGACGATTGGTCACCTCAAAGTCATGAAAAATATCCCCCTCGAGAAGATGGGCTGTTTGGTCATCAACATACTCCCCATAGTGAACCACACCGTCAGAATCTTGAAAGCGAATGATTTTCATTGAATGTCTTTCAATCCCTCAGCACTATTTTACTTTTTCCAATACAGTTCATATTCTCGCAGATGGGTCAGCGTTTTCAGATCCAGCAATCGATCCAAAAATACATAACCATGTAAATGATCAATTTCATGTTGAAGAACCCGTGCAAAAAACCCTCGGGCTTCCAAAGTTACTGGTTGGCCTTTCCTGTTTAGTCCCTCCACCTTCACAGACAACCAGCGAGATACTCGACCACGAAGGTCTGGCACACTGAGGCATCCCTCCCACTGTTCATCAGTACGGTCATCATGCTCAACAATTTTGGGATTTACTACCACCGTTAATGGGACAGGCACTTGATTGGGATAGCGCGGGTTATCCGGCAAGACCTCAACGGCAATAATTTGCTGGGACACATGCACTTGTGGCGCGGCAATGCCAACGCCATGGGCATCCCGCATCGTCTCGACCAATTGGTCAATGAATTGCTGAACTGCCGACGATGCTAATTGATCAGGAGAAACCGTTACAGAATTTTCACGAATCGTTGGATGTCCCAGCCGGGCGATTTTCAGCAAGGAGGTCATCGGCTCTTGCAACTCATAAGGTTAGGGTTGGGACAAAAGGTATATATTACCATGTCTCCATGATTTTTAAATCCCCTCCCACTCAGAATATTTGCATTACTCAACTCCCACTTTTGATTTTTAAAAAACTTGATGGTACAACCCCAAACATCCATAAATATCCTTTGTTACATAGTTTTTCTGAGGAGCATTGTCATGAAGTTTCTTGTGACCTACTCTATTCATCCCGACAAACGGCACCAGGCTTTGCAAGCCTTCTCTCGGATGACACAAGCCGATGACTTAGCAGATATCGGCAAGCAAATCACCGTCATCGGGCGATGGCATATCGTAGATGGGGGAAGCGGTTTGGCCATTGTTGAGACCTCTGATGCCCAAGCCCTCGCCCGGTGGGCACTGAACTGGAATCACATAATGGATCTGGAAATGAAACCGGTCATTGATGACCAGGAAGCCCGTTCCATCGGTATCCAGAAATTTAAATAGTGGGAGTGGCTACCTTCCCTATTTCGCCGAACACTTTCCTCTTCAGTCATTTCCAGATGTCCCCTCCAAATTTTTTTCCGCCTAAAAGTTAATGAACGCACTCCCCCTTTTACCAAAGGGGAGCTCCTGTATCATGGCCGAAAACCCATTGATTTTATTGACTTGTTTTGAACCCACATGATACCGTGCAACCATGAAAAAACCTTGTTATTCAGTGGGTTTTGACGATTTCTGCCAACTCGCCACTCAGGGAAATTTGGTCCCGGTGTATCGAGAAATTTTGGCAGACTTGGAAACCCCAGTCAGCGCCTTTTCTAAAATCAATACTGGGGATACGGCTTTTCTGTTTGAAAGCATAGAAGGCGGCGAAAACTGGGCGCGATATTCTTTTTTGGGTAGCAGTGTCACCCAGGTCATTTGGGAGGAGAAGGGAAAGCTCATGACCCAAAAGGGTCGGAAGATTCAATCTCAACCATTTGGAACCAATCCCCTGCAACATGTTCAGGAAATGCTGAAAGAATTTCAACCGGTCTCCGTTCCTGGGTTACCTCGGTTTGTCGGCGGGGCCGTGGGGTACCTGGGGTATGACGTGGTTCGCTACTTCGAGCCCATTCCCTCGCGCCCCAAGGATTCGGAATATCTGCCGTTGATGGCTTTTATGCTCACGGACACGTTGCTTGTTTTTGACAACGTCGCCCATACCATCAAAGTCGTTGCGAATGCCCCCATTGCCTCACATGCCAAGTCGGCCCTAAAAAAAACCTATTCCGACGCAACGGCCAAGATTGAAAAAATCATTGCCAAACTAAGAAAACCTCTATCACGGTGCTCGCCGACTCACCGCTCACAGCCGGTTAAATTTACATCCAACATGACTCAGCCGACCTTTGAAAAAATGGTGCGTCGCACAAAGGAATACATCCAAGCCGGGGATATCGTCCAAGCCGTGGTGTCGCAACGGTGGAAGACTAAAATTCGGACCACCCCATTGGAGATTTACCGCGCCCTTCGGGTGATTAATCCCTCTCCGTACATGTTCTATCTACGCATCGCCGGAGTGGAATTGGTCGGATCCTCCCCTGAAATCTTGGTACGGTGTGAAGAAGACCAGATTGTGGTTCGCCCCATTGCCGGCACCCGCAAGCGCGGAGCCACTTCCTCGCAAGACCAGGCACTCGCCGAAGAACTCCTCGCCGACGAAAAGGAACGGGCTGAACATGTGATGCTCGTGGATCTAGGAAGAAATGACGTCGGGCGTGTCGCGAAATATCAAACCGTGACGCTTGATCCATTTATGACAGTCGAGCGATATTCCCATGTGATGCATATTGTCTCGCAAGTCACAGGCACTCTTCTACCCGACCATACGGCCTATGACGTGATGGAGGCGTGTTTTCCTGCGGGAACTGTTTCCGGCGCGCCGAAAATCCGTGCCATGCAAATCATTGAAGAATTGGAACCGACGAAACGTGGACCATACGCCGGAGCAGTCGGCTATTTCAGCTTTTCAGGCAACATGGATACCTGTATTAATATTCGCACGATCGTCATCAAGGGTAACCAGGCCTTTGTCCAAGCCGGTGCCGGAATCGTGGCCGACTCCGACCCAACAACCGAATATGAAGAGACGTGTAATAAAGCACGCGCGATGATGCGTGGAATCGAAATGGCCGAACAGGGGTTGGAATAGTTTTCGCGCTACCTAATGAGTGATGGATAAAACATTTCAAAAGCATTTCTCTCTTATTGACGCGTTGCGCTTCACCCTTCACGCTTCACGGTAATAATTATGTTACTCATGATCGACAATTATGACTCCTTCACCTACAACCTGGTCCAGTACTTTGGGGAATTGGGCGCAGACATTCACGTATACAGGAATGATAAGATCTCAATTGAAGAAATTGAGCGTTTAAATCCTGAACGCATCGTCATTTCTCCCGGCCCATGTACCCCAAAAGAAGCCGGAGTCTCGATCAAAGTCATCAAGCATTTTGCTGGGCAACTCCCATTGCTCGGCGTATGCCTCGGTCATCAATCCCTTGCCTACGCCTTTGGTGGAGAAATCATTCGGGCTGAACGACTGATGCACGGCAAAACCTCGATGGTCAATCACGATGGGCAAACTATTTTTGACGGCCTGCCAAATCCATTTGAAGCCACACGCTATCACTCATTAATCGTCAATCGCGACACGCTACCCGGTGACTTTGAAATTTCCGCAATGACAGATGAAGGTGAAATCATGGGACTCCGCCATTTACCCACGGGTGCCGAAGGCGTTCAATTTCACCCAGAATCAATTCTCACCAAAGCAGGAATGGATCTTCTGAGAAACTTTCTTGAACTCGACAATTTTAACGGCGAGCCCATGGCGGCCTAAAGACTTGGAAGCACGAAACTCGAATATCGAAATTCGAAACAAACATTTATTTCAAAATTCGAATACACTAAACCATTCTTTTTGTTTTGGTCATTAGAATTTGTTTAGGATTTTGAAATTCGGATTTCGAATTTATGAAGAGAACTTCTAAATGATCAAAGACGCCCTTCAAAAACTGGCCGACGGCAGCAATCTCACGGAAAAAGAAGCCCAAGAAGGCATGCTTCAAATCATGCAGGGTACGGCTTCGGAAGCCCAGATTGCTGCCTATCTTATGGGCCTGCGTATCAAAGGCGAAACCGTCGAGGAAATTACGGGGTCCGTCAAAGCCATGCGGGAGATGGCGATCCGCATTCATGTGTCGGCTCCGCTAGTGGTGGATACCTGCGGAACCGGAGGGGATCGCGCCAACACCTTCAACATTTCTACGGCAGCGGCTTTCCTCGTGGCTGGAGGTGGCATGACGGTCGCCAAACATGGCAATCGCTCAGTGTCCTCCAAGTCTGGCAGTGCTGACGTGCTGTCGGCTTTGGGTGTAAAAATTGATCTGTCCCCCGAACGTGTAGAAGCTTGTGTGAATGAAGTCGGGATCGGATTTTTATTTGCCCCTCTCTATCATGGAGCGATGAAACATTGCGCCAAGCCACGAGCCGACATGGGCATTCGAACCCTCATGAATATTTTAGGCCCCTTGTCCAATCCAGCCGGAGCCACGATTCAGGTGCTGGGCGTCTTTGATCAAGCACTCACCGAAAAACTGGCGCAGGTGTTAATTCGATTAGGCACGCAACATTGCTTCGTGCTTCATGGAAAAGATGGCTTGGATGAAATCACACTGACCGACTTCACCTACGTATCCGAAGGGAAAGCGGGACGCGTCTCGAGCTATCACATTTCTCCCAAGGATTTTGGACTAGAAAAAGTGAGCCCCAAGGAATTAACAGGCGGCACCCCAGAACAGAATGCCCGGTTGATTGAAGATATTTTCAGGGGCCGACGAAACGCCAAACGGGAAATCGTCTTAGTGAATGCCGCTCCTGCTTTTGTCGCAAGCGGCAAGGCCAAAACGTTGAAGGAGGGGTACGACCGCGCCGCAGAAGTGATTGACAGTGGCGCCGCACAGGAAAAACTGGAAAAACTCGTCGCGTTTACCAATCAGGGCACCGCATGATTCTCGATCGAATCCTCGAACATAAAAAGGCCGAATTGCGTCGTAAAAACAGTCGCGGCTACCTGACGAGCCTGAAGAGTAAAATTGCCGACCGTCCGGGTCCGATAGGGTTTATCAATGCCTTAGAACAAGCCTATACCCCCGATTCCCCAGCCCTCATCGCCGAAGTCAAAAAAGCATCTCCAAGCCAGGGTCTCATGCGTCCGGAGTTTAAACATCGATTTGACCCCGTAAAAATCGCCAAAATTTACAAAGATCATGGAGCAGCAGCAGTCTCGGTCCTCACCGACCAAGAATTTTTCCAGGGATGCTTGGATTACTTGTCTCAAGTAAAGGATGAAGTGGGATTACCCGCGTTGAACAAAGAGTTCATGATTGAAGACGTCCAGTTCTATGAAGCCCGTGCCTATGGCGCCGATGCCATCCTGCTCATTGTCGCGGCCCTCGACCGATGGCAACTCGAAGACTTTTACGCAACGGCACAAGGATTACACTTGGATGTGCTCATCGAAACCCACAATGAACGCGAACTCGATACCGTGCTAGAACGGATTCCGAATGCTCCCCTCATTGGGATCAACAATCGGGATCTAAAAACGTTTACCACGGACTTAGGTATCACCGCTAAACTGGCTGCACGCATGCCCAAGGATAAAGTCATTGTCAGTGAAAGCGGCATCCATAAGCGAGAAGATGTACTCCAGATCCTAGAAGCCGGTGCAAAAGTCATGCTCGTGGGAGAATCACTCGTCCGCGCAGATGATATCGGAGCCAAAATTCAAAGCCTCTTGGCCCCTCCAAAAAGCGACGAAGAAAAGGAGGAAGCCGCCCAAGGCACTCGCTGGATATAAGAATATTCCTGTTCGGCGAAATCCTCCACTCCACTCAACATGAATAGCGTTAAAATTAAAATCTGCGGTATTACCAATCCGATTGATGCCCATCAAGCAGTGGATGCCGGCGCGGATGCCTTGGGCTTTGTCTTCTACAAAAATAGTCCACGGTGCGTAAGTGCGAACGTGGTGAAATCCATCATTGCCAATCTCCCACCCTTTGTATTGCCGGTCGGAGTCTTTGTGAATGAAGACGCAGCAACTGTTCGAACCATCATGGATGATTGCGGCCTGGCATTCGCTCAAATCCACGGAGATGAAACCGCCGATTTTTGCGAAGGCTTGGGACGGCCAGTCCTCCGGGGGATTCGCCTTCGTGACCAAAACACTCTCATGGCCATGGCTGAGTATAAGGGCCGTGCCCGAGTGCGAGCCTTTGTCCTGGACGCCTTTTCGGATACTGCATATGGAGGAACAGGAAAGACCGCAGATTGGACGTTGGCTAAGGAAGCCGCCCAATCCTTTTCGTTTCTCCTCGCCGGCGGGTTAACCCCTGACAATGTCCAAGAGGCCATTCAACAGGTTCAGCCCTACGGAATCGATGTGAGCAGCGGCGTGGAGGCCTCACCAGGCAAGAAAGATCCCGCCAAAGTCCAGGAGTTTATTCAAGCAGCGAAGCTTAATTCCAATTAGGGATATTGAACTATTCTCCCCCGGTATTACTTCTTCCCCCAACAAATCATCTATCCTTCCCCCACTAGAATCGAACAAGAACCATAGCCATGGTTTTTGCGCAGGAAGACATATGCCAGAGAAACGGTTTCCTATTGTGAAGTTCAATACAGTCCAGGAATGTGGGAAAAAAAGAAAGCGAAGGGCCCTTTTTTCTTGATGAGACAATACAAGACCTAAACCATAAGACACTACTCTCATCCAGTAATTGAGTTTAAGTGAATTCACTTTTTTGTTATCAATGAAATACTCCCGGCCCCTTTCTTCTACTTTTTTCTTCCTAGCGATTGGTTAGATTAATACCTTTTTCAAACGATCATATTTAGCCGCAATGAGTGTGACCCCACTCGAGAACAAGAAAACCAGGCCCACGTACACTATCTCCCATGCCGGACTCGATAATTGTTTATCGATATGCATAAGTAAGTCAATGAAAACAAAATGAATACCATATATGCCAAGTGTATACTTCCCAATACTTGAAGCACTTGTAATTTTCAAAAATGGATGACCGGACAATGCCATCCAGGACGCCCCTAAACCAACAAGAACGGTGCCTACAACATAATCATGTGAAGCTGGAGACACCCCGTAGGTAGAATACAAATAATATATTTCGCAAAAATGGATGCCATAGCCAAGGGCCAAAATCATCAAACCATAAGCAAAATATTTTTGCGAATAATTTATGTAAGACAAAACATATCCAAGAACAAAAAATATTGTGCTAAAAAATGGACCATTTCTTGTGTTGAAATCGATGTGAATACCAAGGGGTGTTTCCGAATAAGACTTGGCCAGCAGCCCAAAAATATACAGCGCAACCGAAACAATG
This window encodes:
- a CDS encoding AmpG family muropeptide MFS transporter; the encoded protein is MDTASKQRWQESFQAFLHPRVITMLFLGFSAGIPILLIFSSLSLWLREAGVERSAVTFFSWAALGYSFKFVWAPLVDQLPLPFLTQKFGRRRGWMLLAQCSIIAAITGMALIDPSNGPSSLTYMAIAAVLLGFSSATQDIVIDAYRIESAEISLQAMMSSTYIAGYRIGMLVAGAGALFLASAFGSTKDTYDYQAWQGAYFIMALAMLVGVFTTLAIQEPISNRTAIVSRSTREHFGFLFMFAVAATGFILTFYHTAEVATSMTKTLSARFDSFPVGGFLVETFRLGLGIGIAWLAATLVIWSGIVSQNMMQETYIAPAQDFLKRYGLSTALLLLVLVGVYRISDIVLGVIANVFYQDMGFTKVEIASVVKTFGLFMTIAGGFLGGILSVRYGVIRILFLGAVLSAATNLLFMVLASMGHNLEMLYLVISVDNLSAGLASAAFVAFLSSLTNIQFTAMQYAIFSSLMTLFPKILGGYSGTIVDGIGYSNFFILTALLGLPVLYLVWQAGGLLKNHQP
- a CDS encoding fumarylacetoacetate hydrolase family protein; this translates as MKIIRFQDSDGVVHYGEYVDDQTAHLLEGDIFHDFEVTNRRMVVSQLLAPVEPKNILCIGLNYRQHAEETGAKLPENPVLFIKAVNALNHPGAPIDIPKIAPGQVDYECELAVVIKKPAKNVSKNEALDYVLGYTCANDVSARRWQKEGGAKQWCRGKSFDTFCPLGPCLVTPEDIPNPNKLRICTTINGVVMQDSSTSDMIFDVPTLISFLSEGTTLLPGTVILTGTPQGVGFARNPPIFLKAGDEVEIEIEDIGVLRNPVQEEK
- the def gene encoding peptide deformylase, with amino-acid sequence MTSLLKIARLGHPTIRENSVTVSPDQLASSAVQQFIDQLVETMRDAHGVGIAAPQVHVSQQIIAVEVLPDNPRYPNQVPVPLTVVVNPKIVEHDDRTDEQWEGCLSVPDLRGRVSRWLSVKVEGLNRKGQPVTLEARGFFARVLQHEIDHLHGYVFLDRLLDLKTLTHLREYELYWKK
- a CDS encoding DUF3303 domain-containing protein; translation: MKFLVTYSIHPDKRHQALQAFSRMTQADDLADIGKQITVIGRWHIVDGGSGLAIVETSDAQALARWALNWNHIMDLEMKPVIDDQEARSIGIQKFK
- the trpE gene encoding anthranilate synthase component I, whose product is MKKPCYSVGFDDFCQLATQGNLVPVYREILADLETPVSAFSKINTGDTAFLFESIEGGENWARYSFLGSSVTQVIWEEKGKLMTQKGRKIQSQPFGTNPLQHVQEMLKEFQPVSVPGLPRFVGGAVGYLGYDVVRYFEPIPSRPKDSEYLPLMAFMLTDTLLVFDNVAHTIKVVANAPIASHAKSALKKTYSDATAKIEKIIAKLRKPLSRCSPTHRSQPVKFTSNMTQPTFEKMVRRTKEYIQAGDIVQAVVSQRWKTKIRTTPLEIYRALRVINPSPYMFYLRIAGVELVGSSPEILVRCEEDQIVVRPIAGTRKRGATSSQDQALAEELLADEKERAEHVMLVDLGRNDVGRVAKYQTVTLDPFMTVERYSHVMHIVSQVTGTLLPDHTAYDVMEACFPAGTVSGAPKIRAMQIIEELEPTKRGPYAGAVGYFSFSGNMDTCINIRTIVIKGNQAFVQAGAGIVADSDPTTEYEETCNKARAMMRGIEMAEQGLE
- a CDS encoding aminodeoxychorismate/anthranilate synthase component II, coding for MLLMIDNYDSFTYNLVQYFGELGADIHVYRNDKISIEEIERLNPERIVISPGPCTPKEAGVSIKVIKHFAGQLPLLGVCLGHQSLAYAFGGEIIRAERLMHGKTSMVNHDGQTIFDGLPNPFEATRYHSLIVNRDTLPGDFEISAMTDEGEIMGLRHLPTGAEGVQFHPESILTKAGMDLLRNFLELDNFNGEPMAA
- the trpD gene encoding anthranilate phosphoribosyltransferase; this translates as MIKDALQKLADGSNLTEKEAQEGMLQIMQGTASEAQIAAYLMGLRIKGETVEEITGSVKAMREMAIRIHVSAPLVVDTCGTGGDRANTFNISTAAAFLVAGGGMTVAKHGNRSVSSKSGSADVLSALGVKIDLSPERVEACVNEVGIGFLFAPLYHGAMKHCAKPRADMGIRTLMNILGPLSNPAGATIQVLGVFDQALTEKLAQVLIRLGTQHCFVLHGKDGLDEITLTDFTYVSEGKAGRVSSYHISPKDFGLEKVSPKELTGGTPEQNARLIEDIFRGRRNAKREIVLVNAAPAFVASGKAKTLKEGYDRAAEVIDSGAAQEKLEKLVAFTNQGTA
- the trpC gene encoding indole-3-glycerol phosphate synthase TrpC, producing MILDRILEHKKAELRRKNSRGYLTSLKSKIADRPGPIGFINALEQAYTPDSPALIAEVKKASPSQGLMRPEFKHRFDPVKIAKIYKDHGAAAVSVLTDQEFFQGCLDYLSQVKDEVGLPALNKEFMIEDVQFYEARAYGADAILLIVAALDRWQLEDFYATAQGLHLDVLIETHNERELDTVLERIPNAPLIGINNRDLKTFTTDLGITAKLAARMPKDKVIVSESGIHKREDVLQILEAGAKVMLVGESLVRADDIGAKIQSLLAPPKSDEEKEEAAQGTRWI
- a CDS encoding phosphoribosylanthranilate isomerase, with the translated sequence MNSVKIKICGITNPIDAHQAVDAGADALGFVFYKNSPRCVSANVVKSIIANLPPFVLPVGVFVNEDAATVRTIMDDCGLAFAQIHGDETADFCEGLGRPVLRGIRLRDQNTLMAMAEYKGRARVRAFVLDAFSDTAYGGTGKTADWTLAKEAAQSFSFLLAGGLTPDNVQEAIQQVQPYGIDVSSGVEASPGKKDPAKVQEFIQAAKLNSN
- a CDS encoding acyltransferase family protein, with protein sequence MRRIQSIDAFRFLAILGVIVIHTTRFKGDELKNAYDYFCVAINQGSRFAVPFFFIISGFFFAKKTSVRDSVLPVAEKILKRLGLIWLFFCMVYILPYDLFSVFEYGVAGPVKMVYWNLENIISDPVRLVFEGSKGHLWFLVSLANSVIIVTLFLRYWKANPLLPLIIVSVALYIFGLLAKSYSETPLGIHIDFNTRNGPFFSTIFFVLGYVLSYINYSQKYFAYGLMILALGYGIHFCEIYYLYSTYGVSPASHDYVVGTVLVGLGASWMALSGHPFLKITSASSIGKYTLGIYGIHFVFIDLLMHIDKQLSSPAWEIVYVGLVFLFSSGVTLIAAKYDRLKKVLI